One genomic window of Myxococcus guangdongensis includes the following:
- a CDS encoding serine protease, producing MSRVVVAVGLLGCGGSELAVPEDMGQGAQEIVGGVEARPGSWPWIVSLQRGGSHFCGGSLIRVGSMQETDIVLTAAHCVVEGYAGVTVVAGAHDFSRPTSTQVAVRVERAVSHPQYNPDTTRNDIAVLKLERPIRIGGTCGEPAVPQRPNLSAVVSLNAALSVQAVCLPAVGAELAEGTMASIAGWGLTREGGYDTSSLLLQVDVPIVGDRALAKSYQSQGIVIDGPTMLGAGYAQGGKDACQGDSGGPLVVRSGTKYVLHGITSFGVGCGRPGLPGVYTQVSSFLPWIQARIAALSTVR from the coding sequence GTGAGTCGCGTGGTGGTCGCGGTCGGGCTGTTGGGGTGTGGTGGTTCGGAGCTGGCGGTGCCCGAGGACATGGGGCAGGGGGCCCAGGAGATCGTGGGCGGCGTCGAGGCGCGTCCTGGCTCGTGGCCCTGGATCGTCAGCCTGCAACGGGGCGGGAGCCATTTCTGCGGTGGCAGCCTGATTCGGGTGGGCAGCATGCAGGAGACCGACATCGTCCTCACCGCCGCGCACTGTGTCGTGGAGGGATACGCGGGTGTGACGGTGGTCGCGGGAGCCCACGACTTCTCCCGGCCCACGTCCACGCAGGTGGCCGTCCGTGTGGAGAGGGCCGTCTCTCATCCGCAATACAACCCGGACACGACGAGGAACGACATCGCCGTCCTCAAGCTCGAGCGCCCCATCCGCATCGGGGGCACGTGTGGCGAGCCCGCCGTGCCCCAGCGCCCCAACCTCTCCGCCGTGGTGTCCCTCAACGCCGCGCTGAGCGTCCAGGCCGTGTGTCTGCCGGCCGTGGGCGCAGAGCTCGCGGAGGGCACCATGGCGTCCATCGCGGGCTGGGGTCTGACGCGGGAGGGGGGCTATGACACCTCCAGCCTCCTGCTGCAGGTCGATGTTCCCATCGTCGGGGACAGGGCCCTGGCGAAGAGCTATCAATCGCAAGGCATCGTGATCGACGGCCCCACGATGCTGGGCGCCGGGTACGCGCAGGGGGGCAAGGACGCGTGCCAGGGGGACAGCGGAGGGCCGCTGGTCGTGAGGTCAGGGACGAAGTACGTGCTCCACGGCATCACGAGCTTCGGCGTGGGCTGCGGGAGGCCGGGGCTTCCCGGCGTCTACACGCAGGTCTCCAGCTTCCTGCCGTGGATCCAGGCGCGAATCGCCGCCCTCAGCACCGTCCGGTAG
- a CDS encoding phospholipase D-like domain-containing protein, with protein sequence MSKIDEVMAVVPEKYFTHVSHDCYVRMMDTPRIWGLPFGPEIMQEARRRTNEFERALVEVLQKTRFRCDVASLNSPDPAWAKIILGAIDTAMMGNQRRPIQIRFLFGQTPMLFKDGTSPNLIDFQGALIRLVRSRREAWGAVPEIWMAKFFRLQHGLMSGLSAFVGASLPSWLAPDSDDDFTKMTWNHSKIVASDGAEALVGGHNLNMDLFTSYPPVHDVSVVMHGAGALGAQRFLNRMWSCKTDVVTKELLDPDTLTWVTRDDDKAEVRRPLDPLELKAAQDLRAQRFELFSKLHLGGLPVDSPRPRRRIGMAPLDTVWEEERDEDLVPDLIRQDDLQTLRDLEAPVFEEDRTIGYAGLGEYKRASRVLSIGKHWSGPDMENDYEKASELMKETLIKGCTSILRLSQMDLVSAWKKKWSSHVVCHWIMEALIARPNLVVQVVVSPLDAGAGAEGDQYSFGSGACRTFELFQYYMARTLEDELRADAEKRLRALDRLHIAPFYYTDVPRDMTREGESYFWPKLTPEGFTATLKQKALSEVPPVKGIIGNAVESVKKASGAIFDKVPSAPGNHSKIMIADDQAYVVGSDNLYPGFLSEFNYLVEGPSAVGDMLRTYWEPLWSFSGKHCVNPRCDGGCKTLKNPPGPRGGRGLMSEQPASRLLMGMGHGSPLPRPELFGGRTPGGLQSTSFFARKSVGQDWSEPLLNDHNRGRVLRVDLRAPPDLMEILKKDEETAKKEKEERDRLKRLNPVSAPTPSTGTTQQTGSTTTGGSSPSTQSPASSSFENHDKIEGAHFYTDQQIDTLLRHYLRGVPNVVVLRGINLYVLNRIAPDTYDEALQGLVADAPPRVIIQPYNINGNHWGLIYIKVAPPARGVRGQARVLFVDPLGPQGVPNLGSLRRAFPDLLVERSGIRYQDDVMGSHKDGQHSCGPWIIQIARHLVANDGALPPTARHPRDAAIGFRREHQQVLDNLNQQLMDEFVVVDDFDESPKPSVKSGDLPKPPSPVDTSKKGNDLDEDDFEIV encoded by the coding sequence ATGAGCAAGATTGACGAAGTGATGGCCGTGGTGCCCGAGAAGTACTTCACGCACGTGAGCCATGATTGTTATGTGCGGATGATGGACACGCCCCGCATCTGGGGGTTGCCCTTCGGTCCGGAGATCATGCAGGAGGCCCGGCGCCGCACCAACGAGTTCGAGCGCGCCCTGGTGGAGGTCCTCCAGAAGACGCGGTTCCGGTGCGACGTGGCCTCGCTGAACAGCCCGGACCCCGCCTGGGCGAAGATCATCCTGGGGGCCATCGACACGGCGATGATGGGCAACCAGCGCAGGCCCATCCAGATCCGGTTCCTCTTCGGGCAGACGCCCATGCTCTTCAAGGACGGCACGTCGCCCAACCTCATCGACTTCCAGGGCGCGCTGATTCGTCTGGTGCGCTCCCGCAGGGAGGCCTGGGGCGCGGTGCCGGAGATCTGGATGGCGAAGTTCTTCCGCCTCCAGCATGGCTTGATGTCGGGCTTGTCCGCCTTCGTCGGCGCGTCCCTGCCGTCGTGGCTGGCGCCAGACTCCGACGACGACTTCACGAAGATGACGTGGAACCACTCGAAGATCGTCGCCTCGGATGGCGCCGAGGCGCTGGTCGGCGGGCACAACCTCAACATGGACCTGTTCACCAGCTATCCCCCCGTGCACGACGTGTCCGTCGTCATGCACGGCGCGGGGGCCCTGGGCGCGCAGCGGTTCCTGAACAGGATGTGGTCCTGCAAGACGGACGTGGTGACCAAGGAGCTCCTGGACCCGGACACCCTGACGTGGGTGACCCGGGACGACGACAAGGCGGAGGTGCGAAGGCCCCTGGACCCGCTGGAGCTGAAGGCGGCGCAGGACCTGCGCGCCCAGCGCTTCGAGCTCTTCTCGAAGCTCCATCTCGGCGGCCTGCCGGTGGACAGTCCCCGCCCTCGCCGCCGCATCGGCATGGCGCCGTTGGACACCGTCTGGGAGGAGGAGCGCGACGAGGACCTCGTGCCGGACCTCATCCGTCAGGACGACCTCCAGACCCTGAGGGACCTCGAGGCGCCCGTCTTCGAGGAGGACCGGACCATCGGCTACGCGGGGTTGGGGGAGTACAAGCGCGCCAGCCGCGTGCTGTCCATCGGCAAGCACTGGTCCGGCCCGGACATGGAGAACGACTACGAGAAGGCGTCCGAGCTGATGAAGGAGACGCTCATCAAGGGCTGCACGAGCATCCTGCGGCTGTCCCAGATGGACCTGGTGAGCGCGTGGAAGAAGAAGTGGTCCTCACACGTCGTCTGTCATTGGATCATGGAGGCGTTGATCGCCCGGCCGAACCTGGTGGTCCAGGTCGTGGTGTCCCCCCTGGACGCGGGCGCGGGCGCGGAGGGGGACCAGTACTCGTTCGGTTCCGGGGCGTGCCGCACGTTCGAGCTGTTCCAGTACTACATGGCGAGGACGCTCGAGGACGAGCTGCGAGCGGACGCGGAGAAGCGGCTGCGTGCCCTGGACCGCCTGCACATCGCGCCGTTCTATTACACGGACGTCCCCAGGGACATGACGCGGGAGGGGGAGTCGTACTTCTGGCCGAAGCTCACGCCCGAGGGCTTCACCGCGACCTTGAAGCAGAAGGCGCTCTCCGAGGTGCCGCCGGTCAAGGGCATCATCGGCAACGCGGTGGAGTCCGTGAAGAAGGCCAGTGGCGCCATCTTCGACAAGGTCCCCTCGGCGCCGGGCAATCACTCCAAGATCATGATCGCCGATGACCAGGCGTATGTCGTCGGCTCGGACAACCTCTATCCAGGCTTCCTCTCGGAGTTCAACTACCTGGTGGAGGGGCCGAGCGCGGTGGGGGACATGCTGCGCACCTACTGGGAGCCGCTCTGGTCCTTCTCCGGCAAGCATTGCGTCAATCCCCGCTGTGACGGGGGCTGCAAGACGCTCAAGAACCCGCCCGGTCCCCGGGGGGGCCGTGGGCTGATGTCCGAGCAGCCCGCGAGCAGGTTGTTGATGGGCATGGGGCATGGGAGCCCGCTGCCGCGTCCCGAGCTCTTCGGCGGCCGCACGCCAGGAGGCCTCCAGTCCACCTCCTTCTTCGCCAGGAAGAGCGTGGGCCAGGATTGGTCCGAGCCGCTGCTGAACGACCACAACAGGGGGAGGGTCCTGCGGGTCGATCTGCGCGCGCCGCCGGACCTGATGGAGATCCTGAAGAAGGACGAGGAGACGGCGAAGAAGGAGAAGGAGGAGCGCGATCGCCTCAAGCGCCTGAACCCCGTGTCCGCGCCGACGCCCTCCACGGGGACGACACAACAGACCGGCTCCACGACGACGGGCGGGTCATCACCCTCGACGCAGAGCCCGGCCTCCAGCTCCTTCGAGAACCACGACAAGATCGAGGGGGCGCACTTCTACACGGACCAGCAGATCGACACGCTGCTTCGCCACTACCTGCGTGGCGTGCCGAACGTGGTGGTGCTGCGCGGCATCAACCTCTACGTGCTCAATCGCATCGCGCCGGACACGTATGACGAGGCGCTCCAGGGACTGGTCGCGGATGCTCCGCCCCGTGTCATCATCCAGCCCTACAACATCAATGGCAATCACTGGGGGCTCATCTACATCAAGGTGGCGCCCCCGGCGCGAGGTGTCCGGGGCCAGGCACGCGTGCTCTTCGTCGACCCGCTCGGTCCGCAAGGTGTCCCCAACCTGGGCTCGCTGCGGCGCGCGTTCCCGGACCTGCTGGTCGAGCGCTCCGGCATCCGTTACCAGGACGACGTGATGGGGAGCCACAAGGATGGCCAGCACAGCTGTGGTCCGTGGATCATCCAGATCGCGCGGCATCTCGTCGCGAACGATGGGGCCCTGCCTCCCACGGCGCGCCATCCTCGCGACGCGGCCATCGGGTTCCGCAGGGAGCATCAGCAGGTCCTGGACAACCTCAACCAGCAGCTCATGGACGAGTTCGTCGTCGTGGACGACTTCGACGAGTCGCCCAAGCCCTCGGTCAAGAGCGGGGACCTCCCGAAGCCACCGTCTCCCGTCGACACCAGCAAGAAGGGCAATGACTTGGACGAAGACGATTTCGAAATCGTCTGA
- a CDS encoding class I SAM-dependent methyltransferase: MFNQTHKALSQHLKPLVKSAARNFIHRLKPWLEPPPPAVAPEPVASPPAPEPAPAPAPDLTSAVWTLPDRPLKVALPPVAELLREKHGGESLTQVAKGLFGDDGTVQTRLLQALSEEQLQAYVAADTSPLPPMQERAHYFGEQHVSYWLNGLSDYLFLKGLLKSAGIDPEGHFRFLDFACSSGRVLRHFLAHAPKAEVFGSDIYSNAIRWMNRYLSPKGFFFQTSIVPTLPIPDASIDLIFCGSVFTHMDEFEESWLMEFRRVLKPGGVAFISLHTERTWDAMARDVDHPIRRDLTLHPYRSLESDTQPVSSAWFDQPMPSERVVLRYMPSPFHNIHTFFKADYIRTKWARFFEVRELLQKVHGAHQDGVVLVKRR; the protein is encoded by the coding sequence ATGTTCAATCAGACACACAAAGCACTGTCTCAGCATCTCAAGCCCCTGGTGAAGTCCGCGGCCCGCAACTTCATCCATCGCCTGAAGCCCTGGCTGGAGCCGCCACCTCCCGCGGTGGCTCCCGAACCCGTCGCGTCGCCCCCCGCGCCCGAGCCCGCTCCGGCCCCCGCTCCGGACCTCACCAGCGCCGTCTGGACGCTGCCGGACCGGCCCCTGAAGGTGGCGCTCCCGCCCGTCGCGGAGCTGCTCCGCGAGAAGCACGGCGGCGAGTCGCTCACCCAGGTCGCCAAGGGCCTCTTCGGCGATGACGGCACCGTCCAGACCCGCCTGCTCCAGGCGCTCTCCGAGGAACAGCTCCAGGCCTACGTCGCGGCGGACACCTCCCCGCTCCCGCCCATGCAGGAGCGCGCGCACTACTTCGGTGAGCAGCACGTCAGCTACTGGCTCAACGGGCTGAGCGACTACCTGTTCTTGAAGGGGCTGCTGAAGTCCGCGGGCATCGACCCGGAGGGACACTTCCGCTTCCTCGACTTCGCCTGCTCGTCGGGTCGGGTGCTGCGCCACTTCCTCGCGCACGCCCCCAAGGCGGAGGTCTTCGGCTCGGACATCTACTCGAACGCCATCCGGTGGATGAACCGGTACCTGTCACCCAAGGGCTTCTTCTTCCAGACCAGCATCGTCCCGACGCTGCCCATCCCCGACGCGTCCATCGACCTCATCTTCTGTGGCTCGGTCTTCACGCACATGGATGAGTTCGAGGAGTCGTGGCTGATGGAGTTCCGCCGTGTCCTCAAGCCGGGCGGCGTCGCGTTCATCTCCCTGCACACGGAGCGGACCTGGGACGCCATGGCCCGGGACGTGGACCACCCCATCCGGAGAGACCTCACCCTGCATCCGTATCGCAGCCTGGAGTCCGACACCCAGCCCGTGTCCTCGGCGTGGTTCGACCAGCCGATGCCCTCCGAGCGGGTGGTGCTGCGCTACATGCCCTCGCCCTTCCACAACATCCACACCTTCTTCAAGGCGGACTACATCCGGACGAAGTGGGCGCGCTTCTTCGAGGTCCGCGAGCTGCTCCAGAAGGTCCACGGCGCGCACCAGGACGGTGTCGTGCTCGTCAAGCGCCGCTAG
- a CDS encoding Tat pathway signal protein, with the protein MPKDVFTVCFCGTGCARDEGEETRYWEYKTSIVRFFAKNERQLKSDKDIFDPQTGYIPVRLHREISGTRLDTDLSGTVRGVGENDWFDQMDACDPLLSSLQLTPGALRSYVSGYSSGNQRGMLNQGLGWADAALALHGASLAAASGAKQYNFIGHSRGGVEAIMAAWFIHAYGGEACRDIPINIFAIDPVPGTGQWYSIQTQLAPNVANYVGVYAWDHLDAGFSAVIPRPNARMTGQQAHQDIEARGLGSTWSSLADNRQLPDPLVRQPLPQPEGYKLYAIRGRHGTVAGIYTTDGLYDASKVNGDVGAVPRLVYKMARGYLTQWDTVFQTRSRVREDVKSLRKRIHTAHSHFDTMALGEVRTSRLPLRQSVRRVSSIHGSLNWDRYYLEDVVGTPPYNLTYPCTIEQAGGGWIDWTFL; encoded by the coding sequence ATGCCGAAGGACGTCTTCACCGTGTGTTTCTGTGGAACCGGCTGCGCGCGTGACGAGGGCGAGGAGACCCGGTACTGGGAATACAAGACCTCGATCGTCCGCTTCTTCGCCAAGAACGAGCGTCAGCTCAAGAGCGACAAGGACATCTTCGATCCACAGACGGGCTACATCCCCGTGCGCCTTCACCGGGAGATCTCCGGCACGCGGCTCGACACGGACCTCAGCGGCACGGTGCGAGGCGTGGGCGAGAACGACTGGTTCGATCAGATGGACGCCTGCGACCCCCTGCTCAGCTCCCTGCAGCTGACGCCCGGAGCGCTGCGCAGCTACGTGTCGGGTTACTCCTCGGGCAACCAGCGCGGCATGCTGAACCAGGGGCTGGGGTGGGCCGACGCCGCGCTCGCGTTGCATGGCGCGAGCCTCGCGGCGGCCAGCGGCGCCAAGCAATACAACTTCATCGGACACAGCCGCGGCGGGGTCGAGGCCATCATGGCCGCGTGGTTCATCCATGCCTACGGGGGGGAGGCGTGCCGCGACATCCCCATCAACATCTTCGCCATCGACCCCGTCCCCGGGACGGGGCAGTGGTACAGCATCCAGACCCAGCTGGCCCCCAACGTCGCCAACTACGTCGGCGTCTACGCGTGGGACCACCTGGACGCGGGCTTCAGCGCGGTGATTCCCCGCCCCAACGCCCGGATGACCGGACAGCAGGCCCACCAGGACATCGAGGCGCGCGGGCTGGGGAGCACCTGGTCGTCGCTCGCGGACAACCGCCAGCTCCCCGACCCCCTCGTCCGTCAGCCGCTGCCCCAGCCAGAGGGCTACAAGCTCTACGCCATCCGGGGACGCCATGGCACCGTCGCGGGCATCTACACCACGGACGGGCTCTATGACGCGTCCAAGGTCAACGGCGACGTCGGCGCGGTCCCCCGGCTCGTCTACAAGATGGCTCGGGGCTACCTGACGCAGTGGGACACCGTCTTCCAGACGCGAAGCCGCGTGCGCGAGGACGTCAAGTCACTGCGCAAGCGGATCCACACGGCGCACTCCCACTTCGACACCATGGCGCTCGGAGAGGTCCGCACGTCCCGGCTGCCCTTGCGCCAATCCGTGCGGCGCGTCTCCTCCATCCACGGCAGCCTCAACTGGGACCGCTACTACCTGGAGGACGTGGTGGGCACGCCGCCCTACAACCTGACCTATCCCTGCACCATCGAGCAGGCCGGGGGCGGGTGGATCGACTGGACCTTCCTGTGA